One genomic window of Campylobacter fetus subsp. fetus includes the following:
- a CDS encoding Bax inhibitor-1/YccA family protein — translation MSLYDRNYAKEQANYEEAGLQSARATFVKQTYQLLTASLVAATAGAYIGVDYIKTFSWMLLIVEFALLFGLMFSKKNPSLALVMLFGFTFVSGLTLGPVLNTYIGAGMGNIITQAFLMTAVAFGGLTVFAFNTKKDFSAMGKMLFITLIVIVVASLLNLFFQSALLATVVAAIGAILFSAYILYDTQMIIRGGYDSPVLAAVALYLDILNLFISLLQLLGIFNKNE, via the coding sequence ATGAGTCTTTATGATAGAAATTACGCCAAAGAGCAAGCGAATTATGAAGAAGCGGGTTTGCAAAGTGCTAGAGCCACTTTTGTAAAACAAACTTATCAGCTTCTTACTGCGTCTTTGGTAGCTGCAACAGCCGGAGCTTATATCGGCGTAGATTATATAAAAACTTTTAGCTGGATGCTGCTTATAGTGGAGTTTGCACTTCTATTTGGGCTTATGTTTTCAAAGAAAAATCCAAGTTTGGCATTAGTTATGCTATTTGGTTTTACGTTTGTTAGCGGTCTTACTTTGGGTCCTGTATTAAATACATATATCGGTGCAGGAATGGGAAATATCATAACTCAAGCGTTTCTAATGACTGCTGTTGCTTTTGGCGGTTTGACTGTTTTTGCATTTAATACAAAAAAAGATTTCTCAGCTATGGGAAAAATGCTATTTATAACTTTGATAGTTATAGTTGTAGCAAGCTTACTAAATTTATTTTTCCAAAGTGCTCTTTTAGCGACAGTTGTAGCGGCGATCGGAGCTATACTTTTTAGCGCATATATACTGTATGATACTCAGATGATAATACGTGGCGGATATGATAGTCCTGTTTTGGCAGCTGTTGCGTTATATCTTGATATATTAAATTTATTTATATCATTATTGCAACTTCTTGGCATATTTAATAAAAACGAATAA
- a CDS encoding S8 family peptidase, with amino-acid sequence MKKSDKMVIIALCTFLNSYIFALEPNFEKDLDIINTKSAYEQGITGQDVFIGIFDDDFRLEHSSLNDQILEALTFSDQTKANYWNYNSHGSQVAAIALGAFNNPIMHGVAYNAKGYGMQAPASLDAFNHIKENLDAEYKFFGDPNKNIKIINNSFGDFVFPILHIDATEDFYELTQDEVEDYIIEAMDQTNANSSIIRLSKEKQILNIFAAGNSGISSPSTLASLPHYDQDLNAWLAVGAIDSSKVTKLGDEGFDMSKPFAFTDFSNAFKGTAYFSILTPGEYIWSADSATTNGFVPEQGTSMAAPFATGAAALVSQKFPFLNGKQIGDLLLSTANSNIKLPKMVLKNITNNKSKKLFVSLIYVDNAIPTMADGSLDWTQINKDRIEAGYTDEEIAKFYTQYFKKYSIKTTDKQIQKYIAEQIDFISDINNIQVSSITKEELIGQGILDIKKAMNGLALLDANRLTLNDILNYGNEQALYYTIDTNGYNATFANDIAQRKYNPLWHYKGGEYSMHDLNVGFIKDGGGILTLSADAFFEGNTIVRNGGLKLFRTGNKGGEIKNSNVFVEQAGTLSGNGIIQKNLYNQGIVRPGNEDLSDLIINGTYTQNGENASLQIDVANLAKNNSKLIANNYDIKNSKLVFIPLTDTFYEKNTKIKLDLGNLKNHLNSFSTIELEKSLTLDFDISQDKESIVFKGVKNGAYDIKNSGIGASLRDIRYKLNDPNLNKQNLYKDFFKNLDTSKDISSIQNTVKSIDNQSYLSNISALIEDQAKITQNYTIFAINNNLSNTLFAPNNDYAQNKEYFWYAAPNYKKTDADEYKGRKIGTDFGFGTSMSDNGQISLNLGASNTKNKFNESNYETDSINAGINYIYDFQNFKVLSAAALGYGKNTLDLSSNPILSSSSKSNYNHFIAGAMMGLAKDFEFNNIILTPISYVNYNYIYQEGFDINSNIFARKVDSISHHTTSINAGLNLAYLNKNQNITTKLSSYAIYEYRLSGKDIKNSSKFIDFSSNGFTQKYELSEHLLTIGANLEMLYPNDVFIRFSTAANIQQDAKSLNLTATIGKMF; translated from the coding sequence ATGAAAAAAAGCGATAAAATGGTTATAATCGCATTGTGTACATTTTTAAATAGCTATATTTTTGCACTTGAACCAAATTTTGAAAAAGATTTAGATATTATAAATACAAAATCTGCTTATGAGCAAGGCATAACCGGGCAAGATGTATTTATAGGCATATTTGATGATGATTTTAGGTTAGAACATAGTAGTTTAAATGATCAAATACTAGAAGCTCTTACTTTTAGTGATCAAACTAAAGCAAATTATTGGAATTATAATTCACACGGTTCCCAAGTAGCCGCAATCGCTCTAGGAGCTTTTAATAATCCCATTATGCATGGAGTTGCTTATAACGCAAAAGGTTATGGAATGCAAGCTCCTGCCTCGCTTGATGCATTTAATCACATTAAGGAAAATTTAGATGCGGAGTATAAGTTTTTCGGAGATCCAAATAAAAATATTAAAATTATAAATAACTCATTTGGAGATTTTGTATTTCCTATTTTGCATATCGACGCTACTGAAGATTTTTATGAATTAACGCAAGATGAAGTCGAGGATTATATAATCGAAGCTATGGATCAAACAAATGCAAACTCATCTATAATCAGACTGTCGAAAGAAAAGCAAATTTTAAATATTTTTGCTGCTGGAAACTCAGGCATATCTTCTCCATCCACTTTGGCTTCTTTGCCTCATTACGATCAAGATCTCAATGCTTGGCTAGCTGTCGGAGCTATAGATTCGTCTAAAGTAACGAAGTTGGGCGATGAGGGATTTGATATGAGCAAACCTTTTGCATTTACGGATTTTAGTAACGCTTTTAAAGGAACGGCTTATTTTTCTATATTAACTCCTGGTGAATATATCTGGTCTGCCGATAGCGCCACTACAAATGGTTTCGTACCAGAACAAGGCACATCTATGGCCGCTCCTTTTGCAACTGGAGCGGCGGCTTTAGTATCTCAAAAGTTTCCTTTTTTAAACGGCAAACAGATAGGAGATCTGCTGCTTAGCACTGCAAACAGCAATATAAAACTGCCAAAAATGGTTTTAAAAAATATCACAAACAATAAAAGTAAAAAACTATTTGTAAGCTTAATTTACGTAGATAATGCAATTCCTACTATGGCAGACGGTTCTCTTGATTGGACACAGATAAATAAAGATAGGATAGAAGCGGGTTATACAGATGAGGAGATTGCAAAATTTTATACGCAGTACTTCAAAAAATACTCTATCAAAACAACAGACAAACAAATTCAAAAATATATCGCTGAACAAATAGATTTTATTAGTGATATAAATAATATTCAAGTATCTTCTATAACCAAAGAAGAACTTATAGGTCAAGGTATCTTGGATATCAAAAAAGCCATGAACGGACTAGCGCTTTTAGACGCAAATAGACTTACTCTAAATGATATTTTAAATTATGGAAATGAACAAGCACTTTATTACACTATAGACACAAATGGATATAACGCTACTTTTGCAAACGATATAGCCCAAAGAAAATATAATCCGCTATGGCACTATAAAGGCGGAGAATATAGTATGCATGATCTAAACGTAGGATTTATAAAAGACGGTGGCGGTATTTTAACTCTTAGCGCAGATGCTTTTTTTGAAGGAAATACTATAGTAAGAAACGGGGGACTAAAGCTGTTTAGAACAGGCAATAAAGGCGGAGAGATTAAAAATAGTAATGTTTTTGTAGAGCAAGCCGGTACATTAAGCGGAAATGGAATTATCCAAAAAAATCTGTACAATCAAGGCATAGTTCGACCAGGAAATGAAGATTTAAGCGATTTAATCATAAATGGAACATATACTCAAAACGGAGAAAATGCATCACTTCAGATAGACGTTGCAAATTTAGCTAAAAACAACTCTAAATTAATAGCTAATAACTATGATATCAAAAACTCAAAGCTTGTGTTTATACCTCTTACGGATACATTTTATGAAAAAAATACAAAAATAAAACTAGATTTAGGAAATTTAAAAAATCATTTAAATTCATTTAGCACTATAGAGTTAGAAAAATCCTTAACTTTGGATTTTGATATATCTCAAGACAAAGAAAGTATTGTATTTAAAGGAGTTAAAAACGGAGCTTATGATATAAAAAACTCGGGCATCGGAGCAAGTTTAAGAGATATTCGCTATAAGCTAAATGATCCAAATTTAAATAAACAAAATCTCTATAAAGATTTTTTTAAAAACTTAGATACAAGCAAAGATATAAGCAGTATACAAAACACGGTAAAAAGTATAGATAATCAAAGCTATCTATCAAATATCTCGGCTTTAATAGAAGATCAAGCAAAAATTACACAAAATTATACTATTTTTGCTATAAATAACAATTTATCAAACACGCTCTTTGCGCCGAACAACGACTATGCTCAGAACAAAGAATATTTTTGGTATGCGGCTCCAAATTACAAAAAAACAGATGCGGATGAGTATAAAGGACGCAAAATAGGAACTGATTTTGGTTTTGGAACTAGCATGAGCGACAATGGACAAATTTCATTAAATTTAGGAGCAAGCAATACAAAAAATAAATTTAACGAATCTAATTACGAAACAGATAGTATAAATGCGGGTATAAACTATATTTATGATTTTCAAAATTTTAAAGTGCTAAGCGCGGCTGCTTTAGGATACGGCAAAAACACGTTAGATCTAAGCTCAAATCCGATTCTTAGCAGCAGCTCGAAATCAAATTATAACCATTTTATAGCAGGAGCTATGATGGGCTTAGCAAAAGATTTTGAATTTAATAATATCATTTTAACTCCGATTAGCTACGTGAATTATAACTATATTTATCAAGAAGGATTTGATATAAATAGCAATATTTTTGCTAGAAAAGTTGATAGCATCTCTCATCATACAACCAGTATAAATGCTGGACTAAACTTAGCTTATTTAAATAAAAATCAAAACATAACTACAAAGCTATCGAGTTACGCTATTTATGAGTATCGTTTAAGTGGAAAAGATATCAAAAACTCATCTAAATTTATAGATTTTAGTTCTAACGGTTTTACTCAAAAATATGAATTAAGTGAACATTTACTCACTATAGGAGCAAATTTAGAAATGCTATATCCAAACGACGTTTTTATAAGATTTAGCACAGCAGCAAATATACAACAAGATGCAAAAAGCCTAAATTTGACGGCAACAATAGGAAAAATGTTTTAA